The Roseimicrobium gellanilyticum genome contains a region encoding:
- a CDS encoding LON peptidase substrate-binding domain-containing protein, with protein MDSSSKTFDPNPPEDRTLPDRLPVMVLTDCHLFPGCLLPLYIFEERYRQMLSHVLDTNRMFCVGSRESTSESAPVQPYTTAGLVRACVKQSDGTSQLLLLGLRRIKLTGWVQEKPFKIATIEPVATIADDLNRARELKQQVLELFANACIEEAKQLRAALEGTEDPELVCDVLSYHFTRCPKLQQKLLAEVSLIRRYEMLLQALQKKKCS; from the coding sequence ATGGATTCCAGCTCGAAAACCTTTGATCCCAATCCCCCAGAAGACCGCACCCTGCCAGACAGGCTGCCGGTCATGGTGCTGACGGACTGCCATCTCTTCCCTGGCTGCCTGCTTCCTCTTTATATCTTTGAGGAACGCTACCGCCAGATGTTGAGTCATGTTCTGGATACCAATCGCATGTTCTGCGTGGGATCACGGGAGAGCACATCCGAGTCGGCACCCGTGCAGCCCTACACCACCGCGGGGCTCGTTCGTGCCTGTGTGAAGCAGTCGGACGGCACGTCCCAGCTTTTGCTCCTGGGCCTGCGCCGCATCAAGCTCACAGGTTGGGTTCAGGAGAAGCCCTTCAAGATTGCCACCATCGAGCCCGTAGCAACGATCGCGGACGACCTGAATCGTGCCCGTGAACTGAAACAGCAGGTGCTGGAGCTCTTTGCCAATGCGTGTATTGAGGAGGCCAAGCAACTGCGTGCCGCCCTGGAAGGGACGGAGGATCCGGAGCTCGTTTGTGATGTGCTGAGCTACCACTTCACCCGCTGTCCGAAGCTTCAGCAAAAGCTCCTCGCCGAAGTTTCCCTCATCAGGCGCTACGAAATGCTGCTGCAGGCGCTGCAAAAGAAGAAGTGCAGTTGA